The Epinephelus lanceolatus isolate andai-2023 chromosome 14, ASM4190304v1, whole genome shotgun sequence genome has a window encoding:
- the sp5a gene encoding transcription factor Sp5a, with translation MAAVAVLRNETLQAFLQDRTPNSSPENCKHSPLALLAATCNRIGHHHGSNPTDFLQVPYDPTLGSPSRLFHPWTNEGTPQSSLASNSTFGLSSKPQLSAHIQSSFSSHHELPLTPPADPSYPYDFSPVKMLPCSMQSLQSTCPPTYVPAVSYAAPTPIPPAMPSFVTGPSGLVHQQQRQLSPNPGEDIPWWSLQQGNHVSHSSSLGPHRFQLQRGLVLGHTDFAQYQTQIAALLHTKSPLATARRCRRCRCPNCQSSTSSDEPGKKKQHICHIPGCGKVYGKTSHLKAHLRWHSGERPFVCNWLFCGKSFTRSDELQRHLRTHTGEKRFVCPDCCKRFMRSDHLAKHVKTHQNKKSKCHDKTLDHVKREDTRNML, from the exons ATGGCAGCAGTGGCTGTACTGCGGAATGAAACACTCCAGGCTTTTCTTCAG GATCGCACTCCAAACTCTTCTCCAGAGAACTGTAAGCACTCCCCGCTGGCTCTCCTGGCTGCCACTTGTAACCGGATCGGGCATCACCACGGATCAAACCCCACAGATTTCCTCCAGGTCCCCTACGACCCAACACTGGGCTCCCCTTCGCGTTTATTTCACCCGTGGACTAACGAGGGAACCCCTCAGAGCAGCCTGGCCAGCAACTCTACTTTCGGACTATCCTCCAAGCCCCAGCTGTCTGCGCACATCCAGAGCTCCTTCAGCTCGCACCACGAACTGCCCCTCACCCCTCCGGCGGACCCCTCGTACCCCTATGACTTCTCCCCTGTGAAGATGTTACCTTGCTCCATGCAGTCTCTGCAGTCCACCTGCCCTCCCACCTACGTCCCCGCCGTCAGTTACGCAGCCCCAACTCCCATTCCGCCCGCAATGCCAAGTTTTGTCACGGGACCCTCCGGCCTTGTgcaccagcagcagagacagtTGTCCCCAAACCCTGGGGAGGATATTCCGTGGTGGAGCCTGCAGCAGGGGAACCACGTCAGTCACTCGTCTTCCCTGGGTCCCCATCGCTTCCAGCTGCAGAGGGGCTTGGTTCTGGGACATACGGACTTTGCGCAATATCAGACTCAAATCGCGGCTCTGCTGCACACGAAGTCCCCCCTCGCGACTGCGCGGCGGTGCAGGAGGTGCAGGTGTCCCAATTGCCAGTCCTCCACGTCCAGCGACGAGCCTGGCAAGAAGAAGCAGCACATTTGTCACATACCGGGTTGCGGGAAAGTTTACGGGAAAACTTCTCACCTCAAAGCGCACCTGAGGTGGCACTCTGGGGAGCGGCCGTTTGTGTGCAACTGGCTGTTCTGTGGCAAGAGTTTCACCAGGTCGGATGAGCTGCAGAGACACCTGAGGACTCACACGGGGGAGAAGCGCTTTGTTTGCCCGGACTGCTGCAAGAGGTTCATGAGGAGTGACCACTTGGCAAAACATGTCAAAACTCACCAGAACAAAAAGAGCAAGTGCCACGACAAGACACTTGACCATGTCAAAAGGGAGGACACGAGGAATATGTTGTAA